From a region of the Syngnathoides biaculeatus isolate LvHL_M chromosome 2, ASM1980259v1, whole genome shotgun sequence genome:
- the l1cama gene encoding neural cell adhesion molecule L1.2, producing MALAQRQQVGTRGLSSGLLPIFLFLLSHAVQPSQATIHIPSNFKRPPVIITQPESVTVFSIEDLVMTCEASGNPPPIFRWTKDGEEFDPGTDPELKVTERSGSFAFYTLSNTMDSLKQYQGEYVCYASNELGTAVSNEATLITDAPPSQQKEKKVHVKSEEGSSIVLKCNPPQSSMEPIIHWMDWTLHHIQLSERVVVGKDGSLYFANLKTTDSRDDYTCNVQYLATRTILAKEPVILTVKPSNSVQWNRRPHMMRPTGSHSTYHALRGQTIELECIVQGYPTPKVVWIRKDGELSESRTAKDMFDRRLRFTNISESDAGEYQCLAENSQGKTTHTYTVAVEAAPYWTKEPVSMLYAPGENVRLDCQADGIPSPSIIWSINGIPLSSTDKDPRRTLTASGSLILMDVNFGDTAIYQCKASNKHGAILSNTNVYIIELPPQILTEDGNTYTVTEGQKVLLECDNFGSPKPKVKWHSGSSSSLLADSRINPLTTGGLEIFNVTHDDEGFYTCSVPNTNLSISAELEVLNRTVILSPPQALKVQPGQTAIFTCLSLVDPKLASPLIQWRKNDQKLFASGRDLKYTFEGPDLIISNIEPVDEGNYTCQIITSLDMAEATGTLTLHDRPDPPTLLQLAHPKRRSVTLSWIPGDEHNSPVIEYVIEFEDQVSNERGWEEFSRVSGNNNHAILSLWPFMSYRFRVIAINEVGKSAPSKPSEIYNTAAEAPDNNPEDVRSESTDPDTLVITWEEMDKRDFNGPDFKYRVLWRRVVGSGPNWHPSYTTAPPFLVTKIGNFSAFEIKVQAVNEKGEGPEPDPVIGYSGENFPLEAPMGVGIVILNSTAIGVTWAAIDRDTVRGHLLGYKIHLNRFGPRDHHGSQGAREPTTTVIVEAGANEERKVIADLRPYSHYTLTVSVFNSKGDGPPSEMLSFETDEGVPHPPTSLVLDSPSETEMILRWTPPRQPNGILIGYLLQYQQIVESDDSPMQMKKIDDPAISHLTLKGLDRNSHYRFYLRGRTAAGEGEPIMREGATTLDGVPPVNIIVSPGENFVNITWVAKKRHRNVRFQIRYLENNDGDKWKNTEKLDSSQSFYQLQGLRPGCHYHLNFLYSNLTFFQTEIDTVGTGVTEVQPSVATQGWFIGLVSAIVLLLLILLILCFVRRNKGGKYSVKDKEEGPMDSEARPMKDETFGEYSDLEDKRTASQPSLCEESKLCSEDNLDFNGSSVLTTEINLDESLASQFSRPSEDPEVPDNTLVNTTTNSSAANGLPNQVTILD from the exons ATGGCTCTTGCGCAGCGACAGCAGGTTGGCACTAGGGGGCTGTCCTCGGGCCTCCTCcccatcttcctcttcctcctctcccaCGCAGTCCAGCCCAGCCAGGCAACAATCCACATTCCCTCCAACT TCAAGAGGCCTCCTGTTATCATCACACAGCCGGAGTCGGTCACCGTCTTCAGCATCGAAGACCTCGTCATGACCTGCGAAGCCTCCGGCAACCCTCCGCCCAT TTTCCGATGGACAAAGGATGGAGAGGAGTTCGACCCGGGAACTGACCCAGAGCTGAAGGTGACTGAGCGCTCCGGTTCGTTTGCCTTCTACACCCTCAGCAACACGATGGACTCCCTGAAGCAGTACCAGGGCGAGTACGTGTGCTACGCATCCAACGAGCTCGGCACAGCCGTATCCAATGAGGCCACACTCATCACTGATG CCCCCCCATCCCagcagaaagagaaaaaagtaCATGTGAAATCTGAAGAGGGAAGCAGTATTGTTCTGAAGTGCAACCCCCCACAGAGCTCCATGGAGCCCATTATTCACTGGATGGATTGGA CGCTCCACCATATCCAACTGAGTGAGCGGGTGGTTGTGGGAAAGGATGGTAGCTTGTACTTTGCCAACCTCAAAACCACAGACAGCCGGGACGACTACACCTGCAATGTCCAGTACCTCGCAACTCGCACCATTCTGGCAAAGGAACCCGTGATTCTGACGGTCAAACCCT CCAACTCAGTGCAGTGGAACAGGAGGCCCCACATGATGCGACCTACTGGAAGCCACAGCACTTACCATGCACTCAGGGGGCAGACCATCGAGCTCGAGTGCATCGTCCAAGGCTA TCCAACTCCCAAGGTTGTGTGGATTAGGAAGGACGGTGAGCTGTCCGAATCGCGGACTGCCAAAGACATGTTTGACCGCCGTCTGCGCTTCACCAATATCTCTGAGAGCGACGCCGGCGAGTATCAGTGTCTTGCTGAAAATTCCCAAGGGaagaccacacacacatacacagtggCAGTGGAAG CTGCTCCCTACTGGACCAAGGAGCCGGTGAGTATGTTATACGCACCCGGTGAGAACGTCAGACTCGACTGCCAGGCCGACGGCATCCCTTCTCCAAGTATCATTTGGAGCATCAATGGGATCCCCCTCTCAT CCACTGACAAAGACCCAAGACGCACTTTGACAGCCAGTGGCTCTCTCATTCTAATGGATGTCAATTTTGGAGACACGGCCATCTACCAGTGCAAGGCTTCCAACAAGCACGGAGCTatcctctcaaacaccaacgTTTACATCATTG agCTGCCTCCTCAGATCCTGACCGAGGATGGTAACACTTACACAGTTACTGAAGGCCAGAAGGTTTTGCTGGAATGTGACAACTTTGGATCTCCGAAACCAAAAGTCAAATG gcacaGTGGCAGTTCCTCCTCCCTTCTGGCTGATTCCAGAATTAACCCTCTCACCACTGGGGGTCTGGAAATTTTCAATGTCACACATGATGATGAGGGTTTCTATACTTGCTCTGTGCCAAACACTAACTTGTCCATCAGTGCAGAGCTGGAGGTGCTCA ACAGAACAGTGATCCTTTCACCTCCACAAGCGCTGAAGGTGCAGCCTGGACAGACAGCCATCTTCACCTGCCTTTCTCTAGTGGACCCCAAACTGGCCTCCCCACTTATTCAGTGGAGAAAGAATGACCAGAAGCTCTTTGCGTCTGGGCGTGATCTGAA ATACACATTTGAAGGACCGGACTTGATTATCTCTAATATAGAACCTGTGGATGAAGGAAACTACACTTGTCAGATCATCACTAGTCTTGACATGGCTGAAGCAACTGGCACACTCACTCTGCATG ATCGTCCAGACCCTCCGACTCTTCTGCAGCTCGCACATCCTAAAAGACGCTCAGTCACCCTCAGTTGGATTCCTGGGGATGAACACAacagccctgtgattg AGTACGTGATTGAGTTTGAGGATCAGGTTTCAAATGAACGCGGTTGGGAAGAGTTCAGCAGAGTATCAGGGAACAACAACCATGCCATTCTCTCTCTGTGGCCATTCATGTCGTACCGTTTCCGTGTCATTGCCATCAACGAGGTGGGTAAGAGTGCTCCTAGCAAGCCGTCTGAAATCTACAACACAGCGGCAGAAG CACCAGACAATAACCCAGAAGATGTCAGAAGCGAATCCACTGATCCAGATACGCTCGTCATCACCTGGGAG GAAATGGACAAACGGGACTTTAATGGACCTGACTTCAAGTACCGTGTGCTGTGGAGGCGGGTGGTGGGGAGCGGCCCTAACTGGCACCCAAGCTACACAACTGCGCCCCCATTTCTTGTCACTAAGATAGGCAACTTTTCTGCATTTGAGATCAAAGTGCAGGCTGTCAATGAGAAAGGGGAGGGACCTGAGCCAGACCCTGTTATTGGCTACTCGGGTGAAAATT TTCCACTGGAGGCCCCCATGGGTGTGGGAATTGTTATACTAAACAGCACTGCCATTGGGGTGACCTGGGCTGCAATAGACAGAGACACTGTCAGAGGACATTTGCTAGGCTACAAG ATTCACTTGAATCGGTTTGGCCCTCGGGATCACCACGGATCTCAAGGGGCCAGGGAGCCAACAACCACTGTTATAGTGGAAGCAGGGGCCAATGAGGAGAGGAAGGTGATTGCCGATCTCCGACCATACTCCCACTACACCTTGACTGTCAGCGTGTTCAACAGCAAAGGAGATGGGCCACCATCTGAGATGCTCTCCTTCGAGACTGATGAGGGAG TTCCTCATCCTCCAACATCCTTGGTGCTAGACAGTCCATCTGAGACAGAAATGATACTACGCTGGACACCGCCAAGACAACCCAATGGGATTCTTATAGGGTACCTCTTGCAGTACCAACAAA TCGTAGAGAGTGATGACAGCCCCatgcagatgaaaaaaatagatgatcCCGCAATCAGTCATCTAACTCTGAAGGGCCTGGATCGTAATAGCCACTACCGGTTCTACCTGAGGGGGCGGACTGCTGCTGGAGAAGGAGAACCAATCATGAGGGAAGGTGCCACCACTCTGGATGGAG TCCCTCCTGTCAACATCATTGTGTCTCCTGGAGAAAACTTTGTTAATATTACTTGGGTGGCGAAGAAGAGGCATAGGAATGTTAGATTCCAGATCCGATATCTCGAGAATAATG ATGgtgataaatggaaaaatacggAGAAATTGGATTCCTCTCAGTCCTTCTACCAGCTTCAGGGCCTAAGACCTGGATGTCATTATCATCTGAACTTCTTGTACAGCAACCTCACTTTCTTTCAGACTGAGATTGACACAGTGGGAACAG GAGTGACTGAGGTGCAGCCCAGCGTTGCGACCCAGGGCTGGTTCATTGGGTTGGTGAGCGCCATTGTGCTCCTGCTGCTTATACTGCTCATCCTTTGCTTTGTCCGGAGGAACAAAGGGGGGAAGTATTCAG